One window of Marmota flaviventris isolate mMarFla1 chromosome 5, mMarFla1.hap1, whole genome shotgun sequence genomic DNA carries:
- the Pgbd2 gene encoding piggyBac transposable element-derived protein 2 has protein sequence MASPSRVDTARRGARSKVKSTKLLEVLNALEEEESGNNREEIFIAPPDNAAGDFTDEDSGDEDGRRGAQLPGSMLHASVVSEDSGTGEDNDDLELQPAKKRQKAVVEPQRVWTKRDIRPEFGSWTASDPHIEDLKSQELSPVGLFELFFDEGTINFIVNETNRYAWQKSVNLGLTAQELKCVLGILILSGYISYPRRRMFWETSPDSHHHLVADAIRRDRFELIFSYLHFADNNELDESDRFAKVRPLIVRMNCNFQKHAPLEEFYSFGESMCEYFGHRGSKQLHSGKPVRLGYKIWCGTTSRGYLVWFEPSQGTLFTKPDKGLDLGGSMVIKFVDALQERGFLPYHIFFDKVFTSVKLMSILRKKGVKATGTVREYRIERCPLKDPKELRKMKRGSFDYKVDESEEIIVCRWHDSSMVNICSNAVGIEPVRLTSRHSGAAKTRTQVHQPSLVKLYQEKVGGVGRMDQNIAKYKVKIRGMKWYSSFIGYVIDAALNNAWQLHRICCQDAQVDLLAFRRYVACVYLESNADMSSQGRRSRRLETESRFDMIGHWIIHQDKRTRCALCHSQTNTRCEKCQKGVHAKCFREYHTR, from the exons ATGGCTTCACCCTCAAG AGTTGACACTGCTAGAAGAGGTGCCCGCTCAAAGGTGAAGTCCACTAAGCTGCTTGAGGTTCTGAATGCTTTGGAGGAGGAAGAGTCTGGCAACAACAGGGAGGAGATTTTCATTGCGCCTCCCGACAATGCTGCAGGGGACTTCACAGATGAGGATTCTGGGGATGAAGATGGCCGGCGAGGTGCTCAACTGCCTGGCAGTATGCTCCATGCGTCCGTTGTGTCTGAGGACTCTGGCACTGGGGAGGATAATGATGACCTGGAGCTGCAGCCAGCCAAGAAGAGGCAGAAGGCAGTAGTGGAACCTCAGCGTGTCTGGACCAAGAGAGATATTCGACCAGAGTTTGGCAGTTGGACAGCATCAGATCCGCACATTGAAGACCTCAAAAGCCAGGAACTAAGTCCCGTAGGCCTCTTTGAATTGTTTTTTGATGAAGGAACAATTAATTTCATTGTTAATGAAACCAATCGTTATGCTTGGCAGAAGAGTGTCAACCTGGGTCTCACAGCCCAGGAATTGAAGTGTGTTTTGGGCATTTTGATTTTAAGTGGGTATATCTCCTATCCAAGGAGAAGGATGTTTTGGGAAACCTCTCCTGACTCACATCATCATCTTGTGGCTGATGCAATTAGAAGGGACAGATTTGAACTGATCTTCTCATacctccattttgcagataacaATGAACTTGATGAAAGTGATAGGTTTGCTAAGGTCAGGCCCCTTATCGTCAGGATGAACTGCAATTTCCAGAAGCATGCTCCCTTGGAAGAGTTCTATAGCTTCGGTGAGTCCATGTGTGAATACTTCGGGCACCGGGGATCCAAGCAGCTGCACTCAGGGAAACCTGTGAGACTTGGCTACAAAATCTGGTGTGGGACAACCAGCAGAGGGTACTTGGTGTGGTTTGAACCTTCACAAGGCACATTATTCACCAAGCCAGACAAGGGCTTGGATCTCGGAGGCAGTATGGTCATAAAATTTGTGGATGCGCTTCAGGAGCGTGGCTTTCTGCCATACCACATATTTTTTGACAAGGTTTTTACAAGTGTCAAATTGATGTCCATTTTGAGGAAAAAGGGGGTGAAGGCCACAGGAACTGTTCGTGAGTACAGGATTGAGCGATGTCCCCTCAAAGATCCCAAAGAgttgagaaaaatgaagagaggCTCATTTGATTACAAAGTTGACGAGAGCGAGGAGATCATTGTGTGCCGCTGGCACGACAGCAGCATGGTCAACATCTGCTCCAATGCTGTGGGCATAGAGCCTGTGAGGCTGACTAGCCGTCACTCGGGAGCGGCCAAAACACGAACTCAGGTCCACCAGCCATCACTGGTGAAGCTGTATCAGGAGAAGGTGGGGGGTGTTGGCAGGATGGATCAGAATATTGCCAAGTACAAGGTGAAGATCCGGGGCATGAAGTGGTACTCGAGCTTCATTGGCTATGTTATTGATGCTGCCCTCAACAATGCATGGCAGCTGCACAGGATCTGCTGCCAGGATGCACAGGTGGACCTCCTTGCCTTCCGGAGATATGTTGCCTGTGTGTATCTGGAGAGCAATGCTGACATGTCCTCACAAGGGAGGAGAAGCAGGCGGCTGGAAACTGAGAGCCGCTTTGATATGATTGGGCACTGGATTATCCACCAGGACAAGAGGACCCGATGTGCCCTCTGCCACTCACAGACCAACACCCGGTGTGAGAAGTGCCAGAAGGGCGTCCATGCCAAGTGTTTTAGGGAGTACCACACCCGGTGA